From Salinirubellus salinus, the proteins below share one genomic window:
- a CDS encoding creatininase family protein, translating into MSRATHRLEELRWPEVEQYLEECETPTVIVPIGSTEQHGPHLPLAVDAFQARDLAEEIAVAADVLVAPLIPYGDADHHLGFPGTVSLSTETVVSVLSDVYASLAGHGFENVITVNGHRIANLPAIETAMQQRKQQHPGVTFAAIDPLRLGVSVHQRLRDGDPEDGMHGGEFETSFMLARYPELVAEDEFVKESPTTGAYRTLNLVGNDDRVLTPSTAHSPEDGDLGHVGDPTLASAEKGEELWAELVADAAEFIEAVEAASLEAGQ; encoded by the coding sequence GTGAGCCGAGCAACACACAGACTCGAAGAACTTCGCTGGCCAGAGGTCGAACAGTATCTCGAAGAATGCGAAACACCGACCGTCATCGTTCCGATCGGGTCGACCGAACAGCACGGCCCGCACCTGCCGCTCGCCGTAGACGCGTTTCAGGCGCGTGATTTAGCCGAGGAGATAGCCGTGGCAGCAGACGTCCTCGTGGCGCCGCTCATTCCATACGGCGATGCGGACCATCACCTCGGCTTCCCAGGGACGGTCTCGCTATCGACGGAGACGGTCGTTTCGGTACTATCAGACGTGTACGCGAGTCTGGCTGGCCACGGGTTCGAGAACGTCATCACGGTTAACGGCCACCGCATCGCGAATCTCCCGGCCATCGAGACGGCGATGCAACAGCGCAAACAGCAGCATCCGGGCGTCACGTTTGCGGCTATCGACCCACTCCGTCTCGGTGTCTCCGTACATCAGCGGCTTCGCGATGGCGACCCGGAAGACGGGATGCACGGCGGCGAGTTCGAGACCTCGTTCATGCTCGCCCGGTATCCCGAACTCGTCGCCGAAGATGAGTTCGTCAAGGAGAGTCCCACGACCGGCGCGTATCGGACGCTCAATCTCGTCGGTAACGACGACCGGGTACTGACCCCTAGCACGGCGCATTCTCCGGAGGACGGCGACCTCGGCCACGTCGGTGACCCCACGCTCGCCTCCGCGGAGAAAGGCGAGGAGCTCTGGGCGGAGTTAGTCGCCGATGCAGCGGAGTTCATCGAGGCGGTAGAGGCTGCTTCCCTGGAGGCGGGCCAATGA
- a CDS encoding hydantoinase B/oxoprolinase family protein codes for MTTPTGDIDSVTLEVFRNQLESVAEEMGEVLIQSAYSPNIKERQDCSTALFDAQGRMVAQAEHIPVHLGAMPDAVEMVKTNDPAPGDAFILNDPFKGGTHLPDITIVSTLAPEGSVVGYAVTRAHHADVGGMTPGSMPAGASEIYQEGLRLPGVKLRSEGTLDEELMDVILANVRNRTERRADLRAQLAAHDRAEERLGELLDEHGTHRVERAFDAVIDYSRTRMTGELEAFPDGTYSASDVLEGDGVTDEDLLIEATITVDGHRVEVDFEGTAAQCRGNMNAPLAVAKSAVYFVVRSITDPEIPPNHGCYANIEVTAPAETIINPSPPAAVVGGNVETSQRITDVVFAAFAEAVPKRVPAHSQGTMNNLIIGTREGEGFTYYETIAGGFGARPNKDGMDGVQVGMTNTLNTPIEALEAEYPFTVEQYAFRTDSGGDGEYRGGLGLTRSLTVETDAVVSVLTERRRHSPQGVAGGEPGARGANLADGEPLPAKATRNIEAGTTITIRTPGGGGYGDPADRATSAKESDRLDGKVTSDRDARDTDSERTTADDMEDST; via the coding sequence ATGACCACACCGACGGGGGATATCGACTCGGTGACGCTCGAGGTCTTCAGAAATCAACTGGAGAGCGTCGCCGAGGAGATGGGTGAGGTACTCATTCAGAGTGCGTACTCTCCAAACATCAAGGAGCGCCAAGACTGCTCGACGGCGCTGTTCGACGCGCAGGGCCGGATGGTCGCTCAGGCCGAGCACATCCCGGTTCACCTGGGTGCGATGCCAGACGCGGTCGAGATGGTGAAAACGAACGACCCAGCACCGGGAGACGCGTTCATTCTGAACGACCCGTTCAAAGGGGGAACGCATCTCCCGGACATCACAATCGTCTCGACGCTGGCACCAGAGGGGAGCGTCGTTGGCTATGCCGTAACTCGGGCCCACCACGCCGACGTCGGTGGAATGACTCCGGGGAGTATGCCAGCCGGCGCCTCCGAAATCTACCAGGAGGGGCTTCGTCTACCGGGGGTCAAACTCCGCTCCGAAGGCACCCTTGACGAGGAGCTGATGGACGTCATCCTCGCGAACGTCCGGAATCGGACAGAGCGACGGGCTGACCTCAGAGCCCAGCTCGCCGCCCACGACCGGGCAGAGGAGCGGCTTGGAGAGTTGCTCGACGAGCACGGCACCCACCGCGTCGAGAGAGCGTTCGATGCCGTCATCGACTACTCTCGAACACGGATGACTGGCGAGCTCGAGGCTTTCCCGGATGGCACCTACTCGGCGAGCGACGTCCTCGAAGGAGACGGCGTTACCGACGAAGACCTCCTTATCGAAGCGACGATCACGGTCGATGGGCATCGAGTCGAGGTCGACTTCGAGGGGACCGCTGCCCAGTGTCGAGGGAATATGAACGCCCCACTCGCGGTCGCGAAGAGTGCCGTGTACTTCGTGGTTCGGAGTATCACCGACCCGGAGATCCCACCGAACCACGGGTGTTACGCCAATATCGAGGTCACTGCACCGGCAGAAACCATCATCAACCCGTCACCGCCAGCCGCGGTCGTCGGTGGCAACGTCGAGACGAGCCAGCGGATCACAGACGTCGTGTTCGCGGCATTCGCCGAGGCAGTTCCGAAGCGAGTCCCGGCACACTCGCAAGGGACGATGAACAACCTCATCATCGGGACCAGAGAGGGTGAGGGGTTCACGTATTACGAGACCATCGCTGGTGGCTTCGGTGCCCGGCCGAACAAGGATGGGATGGATGGCGTCCAGGTCGGGATGACGAACACACTGAACACGCCGATCGAGGCGCTGGAGGCAGAGTACCCGTTCACCGTCGAACAGTACGCGTTCCGCACCGACAGCGGTGGGGACGGAGAGTATCGAGGAGGACTCGGCCTGACGCGTTCGCTGACCGTTGAGACTGATGCCGTCGTCTCGGTGTTGACGGAGCGACGGCGACATAGCCCGCAGGGCGTTGCTGGGGGCGAACCGGGCGCGCGTGGGGCGAACCTCGCTGACGGTGAGCCACTCCCCGCAAAGGCCACGCGCAATATCGAGGCCGGCACCACGATCACGATCCGGACGCCGGGAGGCGGGGGGTATGGTGATCCTGCCGACCGAGCGACCAGCGCAAAGGAGTCGGACCGATTAGATGGAAAAGTCACGAGCGACCGTGACGCTCGCGACACCGACAGCGAGCGCACCACCGCAGACGATATGGAGGACTCGACGTGA
- a CDS encoding hydantoinase/oxoprolinase family protein — translation MVNAEVGVDVGGTFTDVVLIADGELTTTKVPSTADQSDGVIRGIRQASAEAGISPDQISEFSHAMTVSTNALLESDGARTALVTTDGFRDVLEIGRQTRPDLYDLKAEKPPTLVRRRDRFELDERTTTEGKQIEPDADAIAELIDRLQTRDIESVAISFLHAYVDETNESRVAQRLREELDVSVSASHEVLNEFREYERTSTAAVDAYVTPAIDSYISRLADRAADLGLPQPRIMQSNGGIADAGEIRSHAVQTVLSGPAAGVVGASQAAAEDSTSFEGFVTFDMGGTSSDVSLIRDGEVERTTDSEIGGYPIRVPMVDVTTVGAGGGSIAWVDAGGALRVGPQSAGSEPGPACYGRGGHEATVTDANLVLGYINRETQLGGELGLDYDAAVDALNRLADEADLGSALEAARGVFRVANANMTRAIRSVTVERGHDPREFGLVAFGGAGPMHAVALAERLNIGTVVVPHVGGVLSAYGLLAADETYDAVRTHQTALGETTSDELESIYEGLVSDLPVETAQEAVTVRRSADLRYTGQSFELEVEAEDCVDTEELRAAFERKHERVYGYTADEGIEVVNLRAAATVPRSIQSSSVAAETLEKLGEHTAIFDGTEYATPIYQRPMTPGRTVSGPAVLEQDESTTVIPPSWEGTVQDNGSLVLTEVEP, via the coding sequence ATGGTGAATGCGGAAGTCGGAGTCGACGTTGGAGGTACCTTTACTGACGTCGTGCTCATCGCCGATGGCGAGCTGACGACGACGAAAGTCCCCTCCACGGCCGACCAGAGCGATGGCGTCATTCGCGGCATCCGCCAGGCGAGTGCCGAGGCTGGAATCTCTCCCGACCAGATCAGCGAGTTCTCACATGCCATGACGGTCTCTACGAACGCGCTCCTCGAGAGTGATGGCGCCCGGACCGCGCTCGTAACTACCGATGGGTTTCGCGACGTTCTCGAGATCGGTCGGCAGACTCGACCGGACCTGTACGATCTCAAAGCGGAGAAACCACCGACGCTCGTCAGGCGGCGTGATCGATTCGAGCTCGACGAGCGAACGACGACCGAGGGCAAGCAGATCGAGCCTGACGCTGATGCGATAGCGGAACTAATCGATCGCCTTCAGACACGGGATATCGAGAGTGTCGCAATCTCGTTCCTGCACGCGTACGTCGACGAGACGAACGAGTCGCGAGTTGCACAGCGGCTCCGCGAGGAACTCGACGTCTCCGTGTCCGCCTCGCACGAGGTCCTCAACGAGTTCCGGGAATACGAACGGACCTCGACGGCGGCGGTTGATGCGTACGTGACACCCGCGATAGACTCCTACATCAGCCGACTAGCGGACCGGGCGGCAGACCTCGGCCTCCCGCAACCCCGCATCATGCAGTCGAACGGCGGGATCGCGGATGCCGGTGAGATTCGGTCGCACGCGGTCCAGACCGTTCTGTCCGGCCCGGCAGCCGGTGTCGTCGGTGCGAGTCAGGCAGCAGCCGAAGACAGCACATCGTTCGAAGGATTCGTCACCTTCGATATGGGTGGCACGTCGAGCGACGTGAGCCTGATTCGCGACGGCGAGGTCGAGCGAACGACGGACAGCGAAATCGGCGGCTACCCGATTCGAGTACCGATGGTCGACGTGACCACGGTGGGGGCTGGCGGTGGGAGTATCGCCTGGGTGGACGCTGGCGGAGCCCTTCGCGTTGGGCCACAGTCTGCTGGCTCCGAGCCCGGGCCAGCCTGTTATGGGCGTGGGGGACACGAAGCAACGGTCACCGACGCGAATCTAGTCTTGGGGTACATCAATCGGGAAACGCAGCTCGGTGGCGAGTTGGGCCTCGACTACGACGCAGCCGTCGATGCGCTGAACCGGCTCGCGGACGAGGCCGACCTCGGCTCTGCGCTCGAAGCCGCTCGGGGTGTATTCCGCGTTGCGAACGCGAATATGACGCGGGCAATTCGGTCAGTGACCGTCGAACGAGGCCACGACCCTCGTGAGTTCGGGCTCGTCGCCTTCGGTGGGGCTGGGCCGATGCACGCCGTTGCGCTCGCCGAGCGCCTGAACATCGGCACCGTTGTCGTCCCGCACGTGGGGGGAGTCCTCTCGGCCTACGGTCTGCTAGCTGCTGATGAAACGTACGACGCCGTCCGGACCCATCAGACTGCACTCGGCGAGACGACCAGCGACGAACTCGAGTCCATCTACGAGGGACTCGTCTCAGACCTGCCTGTCGAGACGGCCCAAGAGGCGGTGACCGTTCGGCGGTCTGCGGACCTCCGGTACACTGGCCAGAGCTTCGAGCTTGAAGTCGAGGCAGAGGACTGCGTCGACACGGAGGAGCTTCGAGCAGCGTTCGAACGGAAACACGAGCGTGTGTACGGCTACACCGCCGACGAGGGCATCGAGGTGGTGAACCTCCGTGCGGCAGCGACCGTCCCGCGGAGCATCCAGTCGAGTTCCGTCGCCGCGGAGACACTGGAAAAACTCGGTGAGCACACCGCGATTTTCGATGGCACAGAGTATGCCACGCCTATCTATCAGCGACCTATGACACCCGGACGGACGGTCAGCGGCCCGGCTGTTCTCGAACAGGACGAGAGCACGACGGTCATTCCACCGTCATGGGAGGGAACCGTCCAGGACAACGGATCGCTCGTCCTCACGGAGGTGGAGCCATGA
- a CDS encoding ribbon-helix-helix protein, CopG family: protein MVGDRLTVSLDEQSREALDDLVNRTGNGQSETVRRAIIFYAANFQVANSESDVDLEQYYRMLSGGEHVLLDIDFLHGLLDHVELENGEPSPEFQEVIDRVAEFHAEEYRTRFHSLEDILDWLSFCGFLSTRRAEANTYHVVFPTEKVKWFMTRFIKRSTEKLDFEVEVSEGVSKVLISEV from the coding sequence ATGGTTGGCGACAGACTCACTGTTTCTCTCGACGAGCAGTCGAGAGAGGCGCTCGATGACTTGGTCAATCGGACGGGAAATGGGCAGAGTGAGACTGTCCGCCGAGCGATTATATTCTACGCTGCGAACTTTCAGGTAGCGAACTCGGAGAGCGATGTCGATCTCGAGCAGTACTACCGCATGCTCTCGGGGGGAGAGCACGTGTTACTCGACATCGACTTCCTTCACGGCTTGCTCGACCACGTGGAGCTCGAAAACGGTGAACCGAGCCCCGAGTTCCAAGAGGTGATCGACCGCGTCGCGGAGTTCCACGCAGAGGAGTACCGGACGCGGTTTCACAGCCTCGAAGACATCCTCGATTGGCTATCGTTCTGTGGCTTCCTGTCGACGCGTCGGGCCGAGGCGAATACCTACCACGTCGTCTTTCCGACCGAGAAGGTGAAGTGGTTCATGACGCGCTTCATCAAGCGCAGCACCGAGAAACTCGATTTCGAGGTCGAGGTTTCAGAAGGTGTCTCAAAAGTCCTCATCTCCGAGGTCTGA
- a CDS encoding alpha/beta fold hydrolase: MTDATFASEEWWHSYQETVNADPEMTLNGRDAFDENFLVGIGEEHFLIDMHDGQVQEVRTPGLDDSWGFGVVGPREAWEEFVSEIPAAHHNEVFASFYRTAVKGEEGYFDLIGDHKLIFQNFRPFQRALDLMRTTENGGEPSTEGTTRPNEPRNEAITGHYVTVELDGVDHRIYYETNGPEDGIPLLCQHTAGCNHQQWRHVLGDEEITEHFRVIAYDLPRHGKSVPPTSQSWWTEQYDLTAERFTDTIVSIADALDLEDPVFMGSSMGGTITMELADWYPDRFRALIGLEAGLFTPGFYIGWLAHPHVNANDVNSHATWGLMAPHGPEWARRETLYNYEQGANGVLKGDLYYYSVEHDYRENADDIDATKTRMYLMNGEYDYLTNPDDAREAAEAIGEGATAHEMKATGHFPMAERPELFRAYLKPVLDDIRGVRDEPVPEVLTPEDVGVEANQ, translated from the coding sequence ATGACAGACGCAACCTTCGCGAGCGAGGAGTGGTGGCACAGCTATCAAGAGACGGTCAACGCCGACCCGGAGATGACGCTCAACGGGCGGGACGCGTTCGACGAGAACTTCCTCGTCGGCATCGGCGAGGAGCACTTCCTCATCGACATGCACGACGGGCAGGTGCAGGAGGTCCGCACGCCCGGACTGGACGACTCGTGGGGGTTCGGCGTCGTCGGCCCGCGCGAGGCCTGGGAGGAGTTCGTCAGCGAGATTCCAGCCGCACACCACAACGAGGTGTTCGCCTCGTTCTACCGGACGGCCGTCAAGGGTGAGGAGGGGTATTTCGACCTCATCGGCGACCACAAGCTCATCTTCCAGAACTTCCGGCCGTTCCAGCGGGCGCTCGACCTGATGCGGACGACCGAGAACGGCGGTGAGCCAAGTACCGAGGGGACGACGCGCCCGAACGAACCCCGAAACGAAGCCATCACCGGGCACTACGTCACGGTCGAACTGGACGGGGTCGACCACCGGATCTACTACGAGACCAACGGGCCCGAGGACGGTATCCCGCTGCTCTGTCAGCACACCGCGGGGTGTAACCACCAGCAGTGGCGCCACGTCCTCGGTGACGAGGAGATCACCGAGCACTTCCGCGTCATCGCGTACGACCTGCCGCGTCACGGCAAGTCCGTCCCGCCGACGAGCCAGTCGTGGTGGACCGAGCAGTACGACCTCACGGCCGAACGCTTCACCGACACCATCGTCTCCATCGCCGACGCGCTGGACCTCGAAGATCCTGTCTTCATGGGGTCCAGCATGGGCGGGACCATCACGATGGAACTGGCCGACTGGTATCCCGACCGGTTCCGCGCACTCATCGGGCTGGAGGCCGGGCTGTTCACGCCCGGATTCTACATCGGCTGGCTCGCCCACCCGCACGTGAACGCCAACGATGTCAACTCCCATGCGACGTGGGGGTTGATGGCGCCACACGGCCCCGAGTGGGCGCGTCGCGAGACACTTTACAACTACGAACAGGGCGCCAATGGCGTGCTGAAGGGTGACCTCTACTACTACTCCGTCGAGCACGACTACCGGGAGAACGCGGATGACATCGACGCGACGAAGACGCGGATGTATCTGATGAACGGGGAGTACGATTACCTGACCAACCCCGACGACGCCCGCGAGGCCGCGGAGGCAATCGGTGAGGGGGCAACCGCCCACGAGATGAAGGCGACCGGCCACTTCCCGATGGCCGAGCGCCCGGAGCTGTTCAGGGCGTATCTGAAGCCCGTGCTCGACGACATCCGTGGGGTCCGCGACGAGCCGGTTCCGGAGGTGCTCACGCCCGAGGACGTCGGCGTGGAGGCGAACCAGTAA
- a CDS encoding type II toxin-antitoxin system PemK/MazF family toxin — protein MTDEGTPIFERGDVVYGDDPFKGEEDARTWLILSNHEGRPFYGEQYIAVTLTSKSWMDGLIAIPEESWLRGGTPDEGRIVPWGVQSIDHEDIDFWQGCLAGGLVDETVAALVEELQ, from the coding sequence GTGACCGACGAAGGGACACCGATCTTTGAGCGTGGCGATGTCGTCTACGGCGATGACCCGTTCAAAGGCGAAGAAGACGCTCGTACCTGGCTTATCCTCTCGAACCACGAAGGCCGTCCGTTCTACGGCGAGCAGTATATCGCAGTAACACTAACGTCGAAGTCTTGGATGGATGGCCTCATCGCCATTCCTGAGGAGAGCTGGCTTCGTGGCGGGACACCGGACGAGGGTCGGATCGTCCCGTGGGGCGTCCAATCCATTGACCACGAGGATATCGACTTCTGGCAGGGGTGTCTTGCCGGAGGTCTCGTTGACGAGACGGTTGCTGCACTCGTTGAGGAGCTTCAGTAA
- a CDS encoding MarR family transcriptional regulator, whose product MSIDRDTFENTSEEELADLSVPDQVLGFLDANEDRAFKAREIASQIGVDEGAVSTALSRLKDRGLVEHKATYWAITDDAERLEGYSGYERATALFNDQLGTEDKEAWREHAPQKPHPSVEDEQ is encoded by the coding sequence ATGTCCATCGACCGAGACACCTTCGAGAACACGAGCGAGGAAGAACTCGCTGACCTCTCCGTCCCTGACCAGGTTCTCGGGTTTCTCGATGCTAACGAAGATCGGGCGTTCAAGGCGCGCGAAATTGCCTCTCAGATCGGCGTTGACGAGGGGGCGGTGAGCACTGCACTCTCACGATTGAAGGATCGCGGTCTGGTCGAACACAAGGCGACGTACTGGGCGATAACCGACGACGCCGAACGCCTCGAAGGATACAGCGGCTACGAACGGGCGACCGCACTGTTCAACGACCAACTCGGTACAGAGGATAAGGAGGCGTGGCGCGAGCACGCACCGCAGAAGCCCCACCCGAGCGTCGAGGATGAACAGTGA
- a CDS encoding sensor histidine kinase produces MDVARVVAAGSIALAGLTGGWLPLRFLLTGDGSIFGTVLALLGVVLGVVLVVVSGLLYRSSIPTRGVVRIGGWHFLGIAVLALILGLVELYVPGALPLFAAADIILVSAFAHVLIGYNDVRQIRAEELADRTQRLDVLSQVLRHNLRTEAQVLLGHADRIQRSDDLAAARAGAERVEASAESLTALNEKVGEVYWAMEFDAADAAPTSVEPALEAVADEYRDRADVTVDCACPTGTRVLAGDRLDRAVGYLVADALVDNDADPEVTLAAEAVNDGVEVSVTSPGGRITDEERELLEGDADITQLNHSRTIDLWVAQWIADAYGGEFHIAEDAPGSRVALRLPRADA; encoded by the coding sequence ATGGACGTAGCACGGGTCGTCGCGGCAGGTTCTATCGCGTTGGCCGGGCTCACTGGTGGGTGGCTCCCGCTTCGATTCCTCCTCACGGGTGACGGGTCGATATTCGGTACCGTTCTCGCCTTACTCGGCGTGGTCCTCGGGGTCGTCCTCGTCGTGGTGAGCGGGCTCCTCTATCGGAGCTCCATCCCGACTCGGGGGGTGGTTCGCATCGGCGGCTGGCACTTCCTCGGCATCGCGGTCCTCGCGCTCATCCTCGGACTCGTCGAGCTGTACGTTCCCGGGGCGCTGCCGCTGTTCGCCGCGGCGGACATCATCCTCGTCAGCGCGTTCGCCCACGTCCTCATCGGGTACAACGACGTGCGGCAGATCCGGGCCGAGGAGCTGGCCGACCGGACCCAGCGGCTCGACGTCCTGAGTCAGGTGCTCCGGCACAACCTCCGGACCGAGGCACAGGTGCTGCTCGGCCACGCCGACCGCATCCAGCGCAGCGACGACCTCGCTGCGGCCCGCGCTGGTGCCGAGCGTGTCGAAGCCAGCGCCGAGTCGCTGACGGCGCTCAACGAGAAGGTCGGCGAGGTGTACTGGGCGATGGAGTTCGACGCGGCGGATGCAGCACCCACCTCGGTCGAGCCGGCCCTCGAGGCGGTGGCAGACGAGTATCGGGACCGGGCGGACGTGACCGTCGACTGCGCCTGTCCGACCGGGACCAGGGTCCTCGCCGGTGACCGACTGGACCGTGCGGTCGGCTATCTCGTGGCCGACGCACTCGTCGACAACGACGCCGACCCCGAGGTGACACTGGCGGCCGAGGCGGTCAACGACGGGGTGGAGGTGAGCGTCACGAGCCCCGGCGGCCGGATTACCGACGAGGAGCGTGAACTCCTCGAAGGCGACGCGGACATCACCCAGCTCAACCACTCGCGCACCATCGACCTCTGGGTGGCCCAGTGGATCGCAGACGCCTACGGCGGCGAGTTCCACATCGCGGAGGACGCGCCGGGGAGTCGCGTGGCGCTTCGCCTTCCCCGGGCGGACGCCTGA
- a CDS encoding phospholipase D-like domain-containing protein: MADVDALVEKWFIDTNGTRNLLDLAASEAKNHWLPPQTRHEGASLTDHTTGNDVTALLDGENILPKWAEGVVHLTNNHGDAQLLHSGWIARDINVKAGKSVSHYLGQLTAKTDEVYIALSDHWTNATDNRKFANSVGIDTAAVDSRYPDVGSNHAKYTVFKDGTDDYALVGSADLWGPARAVQAHDQLGGQHELSVTLRGPAVADVQQSFVNRWNDETRDDVKGSLWHPVSKSTVGSIIGPYAVWTEKTPPELSANAVQTTTTGTHAVQVLQTFGIDHDDETYSWANGSGGEFTVWAARLRALSKATDYIYVEDQYFVPFGVPGTKTYQLAMKADHKWAPFTHLKERLAAGVDVFVVTNPELDGRFANTAAFARTDALVELKTASEQSGAGDLVVASLEVGGDVVNTHAKLVVVDDEYVALGSANFNRRSATNDGELALGIVDGDETLVPTIRSETWGEHLGVSPSSLGDLAAAKATYKDRVTNETGRLRALDIPDEATDEPWNQKFGLSQWDHYAGPADRTPEADQ, translated from the coding sequence ATGGCCGACGTGGACGCGCTGGTCGAGAAGTGGTTCATCGACACCAACGGCACCCGGAACCTGCTGGACCTCGCTGCGAGCGAGGCGAAGAACCACTGGCTTCCCCCGCAGACCCGACACGAGGGAGCGAGCCTCACCGACCACACCACCGGGAACGACGTCACGGCGCTGCTCGACGGGGAGAACATCCTCCCGAAGTGGGCGGAGGGAGTCGTCCACCTCACGAACAACCACGGAGACGCCCAGCTGCTGCACTCCGGCTGGATCGCGAGGGACATCAACGTGAAAGCCGGGAAGTCGGTCTCGCACTATCTCGGGCAGCTGACGGCCAAGACCGACGAGGTGTACATCGCGCTCAGCGACCACTGGACGAACGCGACGGACAACCGCAAGTTCGCCAACTCCGTCGGCATCGACACGGCCGCGGTCGACTCACGCTACCCCGACGTTGGGTCCAACCACGCGAAGTACACCGTGTTCAAGGACGGCACAGACGACTACGCGCTGGTCGGGTCGGCCGACCTCTGGGGACCCGCTCGGGCCGTCCAGGCGCACGACCAGCTCGGCGGCCAGCACGAACTCAGCGTGACGCTCCGCGGGCCGGCTGTCGCGGACGTCCAGCAGTCGTTCGTCAACCGCTGGAATGACGAGACGCGCGACGACGTCAAGGGCTCGCTCTGGCACCCCGTCTCGAAGAGCACCGTCGGCAGTATCATCGGCCCGTACGCCGTCTGGACGGAGAAGACGCCACCGGAGTTGAGCGCCAACGCCGTGCAGACGACCACGACCGGGACCCACGCCGTCCAGGTGCTCCAGACGTTCGGCATCGACCACGACGACGAGACCTACTCGTGGGCGAACGGCTCCGGCGGCGAGTTCACCGTCTGGGCCGCCCGACTCCGCGCGCTCTCGAAGGCGACCGACTACATCTACGTCGAGGACCAGTACTTCGTCCCCTTCGGCGTCCCGGGGACGAAGACCTACCAGCTCGCGATGAAAGCGGACCACAAGTGGGCGCCGTTCACTCATCTCAAGGAACGACTGGCGGCCGGCGTCGACGTCTTCGTCGTGACGAATCCCGAACTCGACGGGCGGTTCGCGAACACGGCAGCGTTCGCCCGGACGGACGCGCTCGTCGAACTGAAGACAGCGAGCGAGCAGTCCGGGGCCGGCGACCTCGTCGTCGCCTCACTCGAGGTGGGCGGCGACGTGGTCAACACCCACGCGAAACTCGTCGTCGTCGACGACGAGTACGTCGCGCTCGGCTCGGCCAACTTCAACCGCCGGTCGGCGACCAACGACGGCGAACTCGCCCTGGGTATCGTCGACGGTGACGAGACGCTCGTCCCGACTATCCGCAGCGAGACGTGGGGTGAGCACCTCGGGGTCTCCCCGTCGTCGCTGGGCGACCTCGCCGCCGCGAAGGCGACCTACAAGGACCGCGTGACGAACGAGACTGGCCGACTCCGCGCCCTCGACATCCCAGACGAAGCGACGGACGAGCCGTGGAACCAGAAGTTCGGCCTCAGCCAGTGGGACCACTACGCCGGCCCGGCCGACCGCACCCCGGAGGCAGACCAATGA